A single window of Haliotis asinina isolate JCU_RB_2024 chromosome 5, JCU_Hal_asi_v2, whole genome shotgun sequence DNA harbors:
- the LOC137284655 gene encoding transcription factor Sox-10-like → MSSDTENSRSPDLRSPSPGHPEGDPPGMPTPEEMKERLAGIGADDPKFSMHIQEAVSQVLKGYDWSLVSTPSRANGGEKRKPHIKRPMNAFMVWAQAARRKLADQYPHLHNAELSKTLGKLWRLLCEDEKRPFVEEAERLRLQHKKDYPDYKYQPRRRKPLKGQQQGNENASPLPPGVLLKPVGDCSSPSDDCSSECSSQPGGSNGPPTPPTTPNQHEALNLKCIYDRKGVRAGTGQLGPSGHPIDFSRVDLRELSPEIIDPFDDPLDLDRYLPPSGTTLPGSHQGPHPGHYTPCYGNQGNNVPATTATSWTNSYRVSSASSCIQSYMPNNTSTTSSTNGGNSISSPYDISEQSSQSRTAGLHQAVSSTSSSSYHAGSPDYKYREEDNSHIKMEQLPAHQSQPYRVDQKYEAYDASTSRYNMDNPGPFGGPVQSSYLGQNSAPVGAAPSYQYAMGLRQMFNPIAAAVPGEQTWERYT, encoded by the exons ATGAGCAGCGACACTGAGAACAGCCGCTCTCCCGACCTGCGCTCCCCCTCACCTGGACATCCCGAGGGGGACCCACCCGGAATGCCCACCCCAGAAGAAATGAAGGAAAGACTTGCGGGTATTGGTGCGGATGACCCTAAGTTTTCCATGCACATCCAAGAGGCAGTGTCTCAAGTCCTCAAAGGGTATGACTGGTCACTTGTGTCCACTCCATCAAGGGCTAACGGAGGAGAAAAACGAAAGCCCCACATCAAAAGACCTATGAACGCTTTTATGGTATGGGCACAGGCTGCTCGGAGGAAGCTTGCAGACCAATATCCTCATCTTCATAACGCGGAACTGAGCAAGACTTTAGGAAAGCTTTGGAG ACTTCTTTGCGAGGATGAGAAACGCCCGTTTGTGGAGGAAGCCGAGAGACTTCGTCTTCAGCACAAGAAGGACTACCCTGATTACAAATACCAACCCCGTAGAAGGAAGCCCCTGAAGGGACAGCAACAGGGTAACGAAAACGCCAGCCCTCTTCCACCAGGGGTACTGCTCAAGCCCGTGGGTGACTGCTCATCACCAAGCGATGATTGCTCCAGCGAGTGTTCGAGTCAGCCTGGGGGATCAAACGGCCCTCCTACCCCACCCACGACACCCAACCAGCACGAGGCCCTCAACTTGAAGTGTATCTATGACAGAAAGGGAGTCCGCGCTGGAACAG GACAACTAGGGCCGTCTGGACATCCAATAGACTTCAGCCGTGTTGATCTCCGAGAACTTAGCCCAGAAATCATCGATCCCTTCGACGACCCTCTGGACCTTGATCGCTACCTACCCCCCTCCGGAACGACCCTCCCAGGCTCCCACCAGGGTCCCCACCCCGGCCACTACACACCTTGCTACGGCAACCAGGGTAACAACGTCCCGGCCACCACGGCCACGAGTTGGACCAATTCCTACAGAGTGTCTTCCGCCAGCTCCTGCATCCAATCCTACATGCCCAACAACACCAGCACCACCAGTAGCACCAACGGCGGCAACAGCATCAGTTCTCCCTACGACATCAGTGAACAGTCGTCACAGTCCCGGACGGCCGGGCTCCATCAAGCCGTCTCATCAACGTCTTCCTCTTCCTACCACGCAGGCTCTCCAGACTACAAATACAGAGAGGAGGACAATTCTCATATCAAGATGGAACAACTCCCGGCCCACCAGTCTCAACCTTACAGAGTCGATCAGAAGTACGAAGCATATGATGCATCCACGTCTAGGTACAATATGGACAATCCAGGACCTTTCGGTGGACCTGTTCAGAGTTCCTACCTTGGCCAGAACTCGGCTCCGGTAGGTGCTGCTCCTTCCTATCAATACGCCATGGGTCTCCGACAGATGTTCAACCCGATAGCTGCTGCGGTACCCGGCGAACAGACATGGGAAAGGTATACTTGA